A section of the Salvelinus sp. IW2-2015 linkage group LG7, ASM291031v2, whole genome shotgun sequence genome encodes:
- the LOC139028035 gene encoding uncharacterized protein — MSTQGIETDVLGPSHSPSEPNTVAGTEQDYCLYLHRLFGKETAEYFLNPSPVHTSSPTWYTLLMKNMGDEVSAEALWDNLREHSTRRLRDLEEKEESESLELVKVSVNQDGQRERGHLRHLAGVRYMFNLAQLHQVYSAHVLSLNHPALLLDDLEELEGPHSYLPISQINR, encoded by the exons ATGAGCACACAGGGTATTGAGACAGATGTTCTGGGGCCCAGTCACAGCCCGTCTGAACCAAACACTGTGGCTGGAACTGAACAGGACTACTGCCTCTACCTGCACAG GCTGTTCGGGAAGGAGACAGCTGAGTACTTCCTCAACCCATCTCCTGTCCACACTTCCTCACCCACCTGGTACACACTACTGATGAAGAACATGGGAG ATGAGGTGAGTGCTGAGGCCCTGTGGGACAACTTGAGAGAACACTCCACCAGACGACTCAGAGAcctagaggagaaggaggaatctGAGTCTCTTGAG TTGGTGAAAGTCTCTGTGAAccaggatggacagagagagcggGGTCACCTACGGCACCTGGCAGGGGTCAGGTATATGTTCAACCTGGCCCAGCTCCACCAGGTTTACTCTGCCCATGTTCTCTCCCTCAACCATCCAGCTCTGCTCCTAGATGACCTGGAGGAGCTCGAGGGACCACATAGTTACCTACCTATCTCACAAATAAACAGGTGA